A portion of the Streptococcus urinalis 2285-97 genome contains these proteins:
- a CDS encoding Gp15 family bacteriophage protein produces MLDLSRKLTDELVIGDDVYNMNIAFNKVLKVMELINDDEFDDIYKPYLAIQIFTDVDFTDALSPEQATAIFKLIFEEHIRIIPAKDSAPVLDLAGNPIKSKIRSKSQSEDGERLFSLKYDAEYIYSSFMQAYGIDLIDAQNTLHWKKFNALLNGLPSDTKFAEVLKIRSYKPQKGDSKKYKEGMKQLKKEYALPNDFDY; encoded by the coding sequence ATGCTTGATTTATCAAGGAAATTGACAGATGAGCTAGTCATTGGTGATGATGTGTACAATATGAATATTGCTTTTAACAAGGTTTTGAAAGTTATGGAGCTTATCAATGATGATGAGTTTGATGATATTTATAAACCATATCTAGCTATTCAGATTTTTACTGATGTTGATTTCACAGATGCTTTGAGCCCTGAACAAGCTACGGCTATTTTCAAGCTGATTTTTGAGGAACACATCAGAATAATTCCAGCTAAAGATAGTGCACCAGTATTAGACTTAGCAGGAAATCCAATCAAAAGCAAGATACGCTCTAAAAGTCAATCAGAGGACGGAGAGCGTCTTTTTAGTTTGAAGTATGACGCTGAGTACATCTACTCATCATTCATGCAGGCTTACGGTATTGATTTGATTGACGCACAGAATACGTTGCACTGGAAGAAATTTAATGCCCTACTTAATGGGTTACCTAGCGACACTAAGTTTGCTGAGGTGCTTAAAATACGTTCTTACAAGCCACAGAAAGGCGATAGTAAGAAGTACAAGGAAGGCATGAAACAACTCAAGAAAGAGTATGCACTACCAAATGATTTCGACTACTAG
- a CDS encoding phage tail tube protein — protein sequence MPKMKNAKRKHYVAPWSAENPTTEPLTDAWKWLADGVTTAEVENDEETDDIAYYNGDGTPETVVTSVKYGYSFEGDYIKEDEAQKIIADMRFLTGDQRKVWFKVVDPDGMTQYSGVATVSEIKIGGGEAAEFEAFECTISWNTVPKQSAVVGG from the coding sequence ATGCCTAAAATGAAAAACGCCAAGCGCAAACACTATGTAGCGCCTTGGTCAGCAGAAAATCCAACTACTGAGCCATTAACTGATGCTTGGAAATGGCTTGCAGATGGTGTCACAACTGCAGAAGTTGAGAATGACGAAGAAACAGACGACATAGCTTACTACAACGGTGACGGCACACCTGAGACAGTGGTTACATCTGTTAAGTACGGTTACAGCTTTGAGGGTGACTACATCAAAGAAGATGAAGCGCAAAAAATCATTGCTGATATGCGTTTCTTGACTGGAGACCAACGCAAGGTGTGGTTTAAGGTAGTTGACCCCGACGGCATGACTCAATATTCAGGAGTTGCCACAGTGTCTGAAATCAAGATCGGTGGCGGTGAGGCTGCTGAATTTGAAGCCTTTGAATGTACTATCAGCTGGAACACAGTACCTAAACAGTCCGCTGTAGTTGGTGGATAA
- a CDS encoding minor capsid protein — protein sequence MNNNDFSEVLRDFINTLGLPLICRLDYLSETEGLVLYPLPGGKVEKEYLNGKQDISLFFEVAIKTTDHQKTSGILWAVNSALADFNLELPSQNNSYQFRGLEVSQPFLNDRDDQGFYVYMLDITAKIETDGGN from the coding sequence ATGAACAATAATGATTTTTCAGAAGTCCTAAGAGATTTCATCAACACACTAGGCCTGCCTCTGATTTGTAGACTTGATTACTTGTCAGAGACTGAAGGCTTAGTTCTTTATCCTTTACCTGGTGGCAAGGTTGAAAAAGAGTATCTAAACGGTAAACAGGATATCAGCTTGTTTTTTGAAGTAGCAATAAAAACTACTGATCATCAAAAAACAAGTGGTATTTTGTGGGCTGTCAATAGTGCTCTTGCTGATTTTAACCTTGAGCTACCTAGTCAAAATAATTCATATCAATTCAGAGGCCTTGAAGTCTCACAGCCATTTCTTAATGACCGTGATGACCAAGGCTTTTATGTTTATATGCTGGACATCACAGCAAAAATTGAAACAGATGGAGGAAATTAA
- a CDS encoding minor capsid protein: MGATVSVKVDLKGIEKKVSSQALARGKLAIANQMILDMAPFTPAKEGNLRGSAQASGDSVRYPGPYARAQFYGSSYNKHKSFTFKRYTTPGTGKRWDKKATALHVKDWGKVGLRAMGVKA; the protein is encoded by the coding sequence ATGGGAGCAACAGTATCTGTAAAAGTTGACCTTAAAGGTATAGAAAAGAAAGTATCATCACAAGCGCTAGCAAGAGGTAAATTAGCAATCGCTAACCAAATGATACTTGATATGGCGCCATTCACACCTGCCAAAGAAGGAAACCTGAGAGGTAGTGCTCAAGCTAGCGGTGATAGTGTGCGTTATCCTGGACCTTATGCAAGAGCTCAGTTTTACGGCTCTAGCTACAACAAACACAAGAGCTTTACTTTTAAGCGTTATACAACACCTGGAACTGGTAAAAGGTGGGATAAAAAAGCAACCGCTCTACATGTCAAGGATTGGGGTAAAGTCGGACTTAGAGCAATGGGAGTTAAAGCATGA
- a CDS encoding putative minor capsid protein: MTGIDKRLLVDTVTIQKTTEEKDAWGKVMLESPVTLSPVRFDRQYQVQGTQNNRKEAKPSLLFVYPQYCPIVLDKSFENAIINDGQTEYRVTTIVPVSYPHNGKIFCYELECI, from the coding sequence ATGACAGGTATTGATAAGCGACTTTTGGTCGATACTGTGACTATCCAGAAAACCACAGAGGAAAAAGACGCATGGGGAAAAGTAATGTTAGAGAGCCCAGTCACGCTTAGTCCTGTTAGGTTTGATAGGCAGTATCAAGTGCAAGGCACCCAGAACAACCGCAAAGAGGCTAAACCTAGCCTTTTGTTTGTGTATCCTCAATATTGCCCAATAGTCCTAGATAAGTCTTTTGAAAATGCCATTATCAATGACGGACAGACGGAGTACAGAGTGACTACTATTGTCCCTGTCAGTTATCCACATAATGGGAAAATTTTCTGTTATGAGTTGGAGTGTATCTAA
- a CDS encoding phage scaffolding protein — protein sequence MSLKREMLVDAGITDNSVLDNIMQAYGAGIENAKVQAKSELQAENDTLKQQLEQQTQTIKDLQDKEGASDELKQQLADIKSQFDTYKSDSETQLAQIQKTNAVALALKDVGAYNSEDLMKFIDLDKIEIGEDGKPVLEETINNLRESSPYLFQVQNETEPTPKITAIGNPSADSGSNLSEEDKALFAGFDSI from the coding sequence ATGAGCCTTAAACGTGAGATGTTGGTTGACGCAGGTATAACAGATAACAGTGTGCTGGATAATATCATGCAAGCGTACGGTGCAGGTATTGAAAATGCAAAAGTACAGGCTAAGTCTGAGTTACAGGCAGAAAACGACACATTGAAACAACAGCTTGAGCAACAAACTCAAACTATTAAAGATTTGCAGGACAAAGAAGGTGCTAGTGATGAGCTGAAACAACAATTAGCTGATATCAAGAGCCAATTTGATACTTACAAATCTGATAGCGAGACGCAACTTGCTCAAATTCAAAAAACAAATGCGGTAGCTTTAGCACTTAAAGATGTTGGAGCTTACAACTCAGAAGATTTGATGAAGTTTATCGACTTAGACAAAATCGAAATAGGAGAAGATGGTAAACCTGTTTTAGAAGAAACAATCAACAACCTTAGAGAGTCAAGTCCATATCTTTTCCAAGTCCAAAACGAAACAGAACCAACACCAAAAATTACCGCAATTGGAAATCCGTCAGCAGACTCAGGATCTAACCTGAGTGAAGAAGATAAAGCCTTGTTTGCAGGCTTTGACAGTATTTAA
- a CDS encoding phage minor capsid protein, whose translation MADDKKKPIKLNDEQLMLDASQVADIYHQLTLDLFDQVIDRIKERGSASLDDNPYIWQLEKMNEMGLLNEDNLKLISDSSGIAEEQLRYVIQNEGYQIYKDTKQQLLEATGSGSFVANSLIQTNLAAYVNQTIGDINNLINTTLPKSVMGAYQSIIEEATAKVVTGLATSDKAISDTVMKWAKKGFYGFTDSQGKRWKADTYARQVIKSTAWRVYREVRMAPAEEMGIDTFYYSKKSTAREMCAPLQHQIVTTGVARTEKGERILALSDYGYGTAGGCLGINCTHEITPFVVGANYKPDLPDELKDLTPEQAIENANVQAKQRALERSIRQSKEFLHVAEKLGDQELIDKYKNRVRIQQGSMRDYLRQNPFLHRDYAREKYYDDPFTKAKKDIELRARQEKVTKEYERAKELLGGRAPKSLSEFKKMGYNNTRGYRQVLLKSDLQEQINNGELSLVINQDKQNRHAKDHKAYADYVSSNKSKNKPIPGYITVDNDTVQKIINDNYLDGTIVKRQKGQYSSIIKIDTKSGVAYSRSDLDGAYPTETVEFTIHISKATTHLVPKMPSDNKEGGTQ comes from the coding sequence ATGGCTGATGACAAGAAGAAACCAATCAAACTAAATGATGAGCAGCTTATGCTTGACGCTAGTCAGGTTGCAGACATCTATCATCAGCTTACTCTGGATCTATTTGACCAAGTTATAGACCGTATCAAAGAGCGTGGCTCTGCTAGTCTTGATGATAACCCATACATTTGGCAACTAGAGAAAATGAATGAGATGGGGCTACTCAATGAGGATAACCTCAAGCTCATTTCTGACAGCTCAGGAATTGCTGAGGAACAGCTTAGGTATGTTATCCAAAATGAGGGCTACCAAATCTACAAAGATACCAAACAGCAGCTTTTAGAGGCTACTGGTAGCGGTAGTTTTGTGGCTAACTCACTCATTCAAACAAATCTAGCAGCATATGTCAATCAGACAATTGGAGACATAAATAACCTTATCAATACCACGCTACCAAAAAGCGTGATGGGGGCTTATCAGTCTATCATTGAAGAGGCCACAGCAAAGGTTGTCACAGGTCTAGCAACATCAGACAAGGCTATTTCAGATACTGTCATGAAATGGGCTAAAAAAGGCTTTTATGGCTTTACAGATAGTCAAGGGAAGAGGTGGAAAGCTGACACCTACGCTAGGCAAGTCATTAAGTCAACTGCTTGGCGTGTTTATCGTGAGGTTAGAATGGCTCCAGCTGAGGAAATGGGTATAGACACCTTTTACTACTCAAAGAAATCTACAGCAAGAGAAATGTGCGCCCCTCTACAACATCAGATAGTCACTACTGGAGTTGCTAGAACTGAAAAAGGTGAGCGTATCCTTGCCTTATCAGATTATGGATATGGAACCGCTGGCGGTTGCTTGGGTATTAACTGTACTCATGAAATCACGCCTTTTGTTGTCGGTGCTAACTATAAGCCTGATTTGCCTGATGAGCTGAAAGACCTAACGCCTGAGCAGGCTATAGAAAATGCCAACGTACAGGCTAAACAGAGGGCCCTAGAGCGGTCTATCAGGCAGTCTAAAGAGTTCCTCCACGTAGCAGAAAAGCTAGGAGACCAAGAACTGATAGACAAGTATAAGAACAGAGTAAGGATACAACAGGGATCTATGAGAGACTATCTCAGACAGAACCCATTCCTACACCGTGATTATGCCAGAGAGAAGTACTATGATGACCCATTTACCAAGGCTAAGAAAGATATTGAGCTTAGGGCACGCCAGGAAAAAGTGACTAAGGAATATGAGCGAGCCAAGGAACTTTTAGGGGGGAGAGCACCAAAATCATTGTCAGAATTTAAGAAAATGGGGTATAATAACACTAGAGGGTACAGGCAAGTATTACTCAAGTCTGACCTGCAAGAGCAAATCAACAACGGCGAGCTATCTTTGGTTATCAATCAGGATAAGCAAAATAGACACGCCAAAGACCACAAGGCCTATGCTGATTATGTCTCAAGCAATAAGAGTAAAAACAAGCCAATACCTGGTTATATCACGGTAGACAATGATACTGTCCAGAAGATTATCAATGACAATTACCTGGACGGTACAATAGTCAAGCGTCAGAAAGGGCAGTATAGCTCTATTATCAAGATTGACACTAAGAGTGGTGTTGCATATAGTCGTTCAGACCTAGATGGAGCTTATCCAACAGAGACAGTTGAGTTTACTATCCACATTTCCAAAGCAACTACTCACCTAGTGCCAAAAATGCCAAGCGATAACAAAGAAGGAGGTACTCAATGA
- a CDS encoding phage portal protein: MGIVQTIKNFFTRSKYVMTTQNLTNITDHPKIAVSVAEYDRIRENLKYYAGRYPQIEYKDSNGTKQKRDFNHLPIGRTASKKIASLVFNEQAEIKVDDERANEFIQKQLQNDRFIKNFERYLESCLALGGLAMRPYVDNDKVRIAFIQAPVFLPLQSNTQDVSSAAIVTKTIKSEGNKHKCYTLIELHEWVKDDRYTVTNELYKSDNQNIVGARVPLSELYEDLEEIVDLNGLSRPLFTYLKTPGMNNKDINSPLGLSIFDNAKTTIDFLNTTYDEFMWEVKMGQRRVAVPTQMIKTEYNQDGDKVTVKREFETGHNVYEQFDSGDIDKGIGITDLTTPIRSDDYIKAINEGLALFEMQIGVSAGMFTFDGKSMKTATEIVSENSDTYQMRNSIVSLVEQSLKELIISMLELGKAYQLYKGNIPDMDAISINLDDGVFTDRNAELDYWIKVVNAGFGTDVMAIEKVLNVTTEKAKEIKAEISGNAIDEASGERSPADVGVYGE, encoded by the coding sequence ATGGGAATAGTACAGACTATCAAGAATTTCTTTACAAGGAGCAAGTATGTGATGACCACACAAAACTTAACAAACATTACTGACCACCCTAAAATAGCAGTCTCAGTTGCTGAGTATGACCGTATCAGGGAAAACCTCAAATACTATGCTGGTCGTTATCCACAGATTGAGTATAAAGATAGCAACGGCACAAAACAAAAGCGAGATTTTAACCATTTACCAATAGGCAGAACAGCATCTAAGAAGATTGCAAGCCTGGTATTTAACGAACAGGCTGAAATCAAGGTAGATGATGAAAGAGCTAATGAGTTTATCCAGAAACAACTACAAAATGATCGCTTTATTAAGAATTTTGAACGCTACCTAGAGAGCTGTTTAGCTCTTGGAGGACTTGCCATGAGGCCATATGTTGACAATGACAAGGTAAGGATAGCATTTATTCAAGCTCCCGTCTTTTTGCCTCTCCAGTCAAATACCCAAGATGTTTCTAGTGCTGCTATTGTTACTAAAACAATCAAATCAGAAGGTAATAAGCACAAGTGTTACACGCTAATTGAATTGCACGAATGGGTAAAAGATGACAGGTACACTGTGACAAATGAGCTCTACAAGTCTGATAATCAGAACATTGTAGGAGCTAGAGTACCTTTGTCAGAACTCTATGAGGACTTGGAGGAAATAGTAGACTTGAACGGTCTTAGCAGACCCTTGTTTACCTACTTAAAGACACCAGGAATGAATAACAAAGATATTAATAGTCCGCTTGGTCTATCTATCTTTGATAACGCTAAGACTACTATTGACTTCCTTAATACAACCTATGATGAGTTTATGTGGGAGGTAAAAATGGGTCAGCGTAGGGTGGCTGTTCCTACTCAGATGATTAAGACAGAGTACAATCAGGACGGTGACAAGGTCACTGTCAAGCGTGAGTTTGAAACTGGGCACAATGTCTATGAGCAGTTCGATAGTGGTGATATAGACAAGGGTATAGGTATAACAGACCTTACAACTCCTATACGCTCTGATGACTATATCAAGGCTATCAACGAGGGTCTAGCGCTTTTTGAAATGCAGATAGGGGTATCAGCTGGCATGTTTACCTTTGACGGTAAGAGTATGAAGACAGCTACTGAGATTGTCTCAGAGAACTCTGACACTTACCAAATGCGTAACAGTATCGTCAGCTTGGTTGAGCAATCCCTAAAAGAGCTGATTATCTCCATGTTAGAACTTGGGAAGGCCTATCAACTCTACAAGGGCAATATACCAGACATGGACGCTATCAGCATTAACCTTGATGACGGTGTCTTTACTGACCGAAATGCTGAGCTTGACTACTGGATTAAGGTAGTTAACGCTGGTTTTGGTACTGATGTAATGGCTATTGAGAAGGTGCTTAACGTAACGACTGAGAAAGCTAAGGAAATTAAAGCTGAAATCAGCGGTAATGCCATTGACGAGGCAAGCGGAGAGCGTAGTCCTGCTGATGTAGGAGTATATGGAGAGTGA
- a CDS encoding PBSX family phage terminase large subunit, whose product MAILNLAKLINPVFDEVLYTLKSHIVLKGGRASTKSSVVSIDLVNDFISDPLGNVVVLRKVGKYLRMSVYEQIRWAIYEMGLANQFKFGKSPLQITHKKTGTAFYFYGVDDPMKLKSQKIAKGYVMSVWFEELAEFAGREDIDIVEDTFIRQELPNGKQVKVYFTYNPPRNPYDWINEWVAEKASDPTYMIHHSTYLDDKLGFLSRQMKEKIERYKETDPDYYRWMYLGEVIGLGNHVYNMSYFKPLESLPEDDRLIGISFALDTGHQQSATACGAYGLTAKGNVILLDTFYYSPAGKTIKKAPSELSVMIHDFIDKVMKQYRVPKLKMTIDSAEGALRNQYFKDYGERWHPVAKKKNQTMIDMVISLLAEGRFYYLDIPANKVFVEEHKMYRYDDKTINSDDPKVIKEDDHTVDEFKYFVLDNARELDLKA is encoded by the coding sequence ATGGCGATACTGAACCTAGCAAAGCTGATTAATCCAGTATTTGATGAAGTCCTATATACTCTCAAGAGCCATATAGTGTTAAAGGGTGGGCGTGCCTCTACTAAGTCCTCTGTGGTATCCATTGACCTAGTAAATGACTTTATTAGTGACCCTCTAGGTAATGTGGTAGTTCTACGGAAAGTTGGTAAGTACCTGAGAATGTCTGTTTATGAGCAGATAAGATGGGCCATCTATGAAATGGGACTAGCAAATCAGTTCAAATTTGGTAAGTCACCGCTACAGATTACCCACAAAAAGACAGGTACAGCCTTTTACTTTTATGGTGTAGATGACCCAATGAAACTCAAATCACAGAAGATAGCAAAGGGCTATGTTATGTCTGTTTGGTTTGAGGAATTAGCAGAGTTTGCAGGGCGTGAGGACATTGACATAGTTGAGGATACTTTTATCCGTCAAGAGTTGCCAAATGGCAAACAGGTCAAGGTTTATTTCACTTACAACCCACCTAGAAATCCCTACGACTGGATAAATGAATGGGTAGCTGAGAAAGCTAGTGACCCAACCTACATGATACATCACAGCACCTATCTTGACGACAAGCTAGGTTTTTTGTCTAGGCAGATGAAAGAGAAGATAGAAAGATACAAGGAAACTGATCCTGACTATTACCGTTGGATGTATCTAGGAGAAGTCATAGGGCTTGGTAATCATGTTTATAACATGAGCTATTTTAAGCCACTTGAGAGCCTCCCTGAGGACGATAGGCTTATCGGTATATCATTTGCCCTAGATACTGGACACCAGCAGTCAGCGACAGCCTGTGGAGCTTATGGATTGACTGCCAAGGGGAATGTTATTTTGCTTGATACGTTCTACTATTCTCCAGCTGGCAAGACAATCAAGAAAGCACCTAGTGAGTTGTCTGTGATGATACATGACTTTATTGACAAGGTCATGAAACAGTACAGAGTGCCAAAGCTCAAGATGACTATTGATAGTGCTGAGGGTGCTTTGAGAAATCAATACTTTAAGGACTATGGCGAACGTTGGCACCCAGTAGCCAAAAAGAAAAACCAGACTATGATTGACATGGTTATCAGCTTGCTAGCAGAGGGGCGCTTTTACTACCTTGACATTCCTGCTAATAAGGTGTTTGTCGAGGAGCACAAGATGTACCGCTATGATGACAAGACTATTAACTCTGATGATCCTAAAGTTATCAAGGAAGATGACCACACGGTAGATGAGTTCAAGTATTTTGTCTTAGACAATGCTAGGGAGCTAGATTTGAAAGCCTAA
- a CDS encoding terminase small subunit, which translates to MDKLTPKQELFVQGIISGLSQRQAYRKAYPSSKKWLDSSVDTKAAVLLQNVKVLSRYRELLKQFSNMSLWSREQAFNEYEWLKNKARASIEQDGVRQANSNAFLSALDGMNNMAFHDLELADEKLRLEIDNLKAQLGSDDENDTVITGFTFDRSEYNGDTEPSKAD; encoded by the coding sequence GTGGATAAATTAACCCCAAAACAAGAATTGTTTGTCCAAGGGATAATCTCAGGGCTATCTCAAAGACAGGCGTATAGAAAGGCGTATCCATCATCTAAAAAATGGCTAGACAGTAGCGTTGACACTAAGGCTGCTGTCCTCTTGCAAAATGTAAAGGTTTTGTCAAGGTATAGAGAACTACTAAAACAGTTCTCAAACATGTCTTTATGGTCACGAGAACAGGCTTTTAATGAGTATGAATGGCTAAAGAATAAGGCTAGAGCTAGCATTGAACAAGATGGCGTTAGACAAGCAAACTCTAACGCCTTTCTTTCAGCATTAGACGGCATGAATAATATGGCGTTTCATGATTTAGAGCTTGCTGACGAGAAATTAAGACTTGAAATTGACAACCTCAAGGCACAGTTAGGCTCTGATGATGAAAATGACACGGTCATTACTGGATTTACATTTGATAGGAGTGAGTACAATGGCGATACTGAACCTAGCAAAGCTGATTAA
- a CDS encoding DUF1492 domain-containing protein — protein MNRAKELLDELQNLDLDIQSRIDEINELEAGLLSSPKWNTDKVKGGPARQVDDVYTQLIVMKEAIEQDTNEVINRKLELGRLINKLKNPKHRTILRMTYINKMYVDDICDSMGGMSSPTYYRLKKQAVKELDVILSELIVNDSNGTGMKSKIC, from the coding sequence GTGAATAGAGCCAAAGAATTACTTGATGAGCTGCAAAACCTAGATTTAGATATTCAAAGTCGTATAGATGAAATCAATGAACTTGAGGCTGGACTACTCTCAAGTCCTAAGTGGAATACGGACAAAGTCAAAGGCGGTCCAGCTAGACAAGTTGATGATGTCTATACTCAGCTTATTGTGATGAAAGAAGCGATAGAGCAAGATACCAATGAAGTTATTAACAGGAAACTTGAACTTGGTAGATTGATTAACAAGCTGAAAAATCCGAAGCATAGGACTATCTTGAGAATGACCTACATCAACAAGATGTACGTTGATGACATCTGTGACAGCATGGGTGGCATGAGTTCTCCTACTTACTACCGTTTAAAGAAACAGGCAGTAAAGGAACTTGATGTTATACTTTCAGAATTGATAGTAAATGATAGTAACGGTACAGGCATGAAGTCTAAAATCTGCTAG
- a CDS encoding DUF7204 family protein, whose amino-acid sequence MSYKILVYFDNMLDEIHEFNSEKEASKCHDQLRRKYQGQRLYKVKKELVS is encoded by the coding sequence ATGAGTTATAAAATTTTAGTTTATTTCGACAATATGCTGGATGAAATTCATGAGTTTAATTCAGAAAAAGAAGCTTCTAAATGTCATGATCAATTAAGAAGAAAATATCAAGGTCAACGACTTTATAAAGTAAAAAAGGAGTTAGTCTCATGA
- a CDS encoding virulence-associated E family protein has protein sequence MAVIGDVVNITVKQFSRRKKKVLDENGDQIEIESIIADSPRNVLLAMKSDSRLNDFLRHNEFTGEHEIVADVKLDAIKLKKGQLPSAFESYLSVYLENHFKVVFKAGALRDGIEAFFAEKTYNPVQEYMETAFESWDHKERLAQVFQTWLGAEDSVYVRQIAIMFFVGAVSKVFNPFIKFDYTLDLVGGQGAGKTTFLQKIAGEWYTDSAKDFMDKDNYEIMLKSLIVNDDEMVASRKTTFDELKAFVTKTDLTFRRSYGRRAEKYPKNFVIARTSNKIEYLGDKTGERRFLPILVDADNQFVKPFDMTDQDVMQLWGEAVAIYKRGYTLTFDDDFEEELAVYKERFTYKDEAESQIYEYLDMLVPEEWDNFTIVQQHQYTFSYFNGGTYRDEIGNKYEGINLQSYVSSKQILKNVFDVDVARGDKLARKIKLIMDNHSDWEYKIRKVNNRSTRAYFRKNTQNE, from the coding sequence GTGGCCGTCATTGGTGATGTTGTGAATATCACAGTTAAACAATTTTCTAGACGTAAGAAGAAAGTTTTGGATGAAAATGGTGATCAGATAGAAATTGAATCAATTATTGCAGATAGTCCTAGAAACGTTCTTTTGGCCATGAAGAGTGATAGCAGATTAAATGATTTTTTGAGGCACAATGAATTTACTGGTGAGCATGAAATTGTTGCTGATGTCAAATTGGATGCTATAAAACTTAAAAAAGGCCAGTTGCCATCCGCCTTTGAATCATATCTTAGTGTTTATTTAGAAAATCACTTTAAGGTTGTTTTCAAAGCAGGTGCTTTGAGAGATGGAATTGAGGCATTCTTTGCAGAGAAGACTTATAATCCAGTCCAAGAATACATGGAAACAGCTTTTGAGTCTTGGGACCATAAAGAGAGATTGGCTCAAGTGTTTCAAACATGGTTAGGTGCTGAAGATAGTGTCTATGTAAGGCAAATAGCCATTATGTTTTTTGTAGGCGCAGTGAGTAAAGTCTTTAATCCATTCATTAAGTTTGACTACACGTTGGATTTGGTCGGTGGCCAAGGTGCAGGTAAGACCACTTTTCTGCAAAAGATTGCAGGCGAGTGGTATACAGATTCAGCCAAGGATTTCATGGATAAAGACAATTATGAAATTATGTTGAAATCATTAATTGTCAATGATGACGAGATGGTTGCATCGAGAAAAACAACATTTGATGAACTAAAAGCATTTGTTACAAAAACAGATTTGACTTTCCGCAGATCATACGGTCGGAGGGCTGAAAAATATCCAAAAAATTTCGTGATAGCAAGGACCAGCAATAAGATAGAGTATTTAGGTGATAAAACAGGTGAGAGACGTTTTTTACCGATATTAGTCGATGCTGACAATCAGTTCGTAAAACCATTCGATATGACTGATCAAGATGTGATGCAGCTTTGGGGAGAGGCTGTAGCAATATATAAAAGAGGTTATACTTTAACATTTGATGATGATTTTGAAGAAGAGCTTGCTGTTTATAAAGAAAGATTTACATATAAAGATGAAGCAGAATCACAAATCTACGAATATCTTGATATGCTAGTTCCTGAAGAATGGGATAACTTTACAATTGTTCAGCAGCATCAATATACTTTCTCTTACTTCAATGGCGGAACATATCGTGATGAAATCGGAAATAAGTATGAAGGTATCAATCTGCAGTCTTATGTGTCATCAAAACAAATTTTAAAAAATGTGTTCGATGTTGATGTTGCGAGGGGCGATAAATTGGCCAGGAAGATTAAGCTGATAATGGACAATCATTCTGATTGGGAGTACAAAATAAGAAAAGTAAATAATAGGTCAACAAGAGCTTACTTTAGAAAAAATACACAAAATGAATGA